Within the Echinicola sp. 20G genome, the region TCATTACTCCAGGTGATATTTTTGGGAGTAATGGCCATGGTTACATTAGATTTTCCTTGTGTGTGCCTGAGGACACCATACAGGAGGCTTTGGATCGAATAAATGCATCTTGGAACAAATAGCCTGTAAAACCAAAACAATATGGAGCTAAGAAAAATACACATTATTGGATTAGGACTTTTAGGTGGCTCATTTGCTTTAGGGATTAAAAAAGCCTTTCCATCCGTTAAAATCAGCGGAACAGACAGAAACCCTACACACCTGGATGAAGCGATTTCCTTGGGAATTATTGATAAAAAATCTGACAATCCCCCGCAGGACACGGACATAATCATCATCGCAACACCGGTACATACCATCAGTGCTCTCCTTCAAAAAACCCTGGATGAAATCCAACCTGAGACTTTAGTCATGGATTTTGGCTCAACCAAAGAGGAAATTTGCAAAGCGATTAGCCAACACCCCAAAAGACAAAACTACTTGGCTGCTCATCCAATTGCTGGAACGGAATACTCTGGACCTGCAGCCGCTCTTCCGGACTTGCTTCTCAACAAGATCATGATTTTGTGTGAGCTTGAAAAAACTGACCTTAACCTGAAAGCCAAAGCCTACGAAGCTTTTGAAGCGCTTAACATGAAAATCAGGTTTATGGAACCTCACGACCATGACAATCAACTGGCCTTTGTTTCACATCTTTCCCACATCAGCTCTTTTATGCTGGGCAAAACAGTTTTGGACAAGATGGAAAATGACAAAAACATTTTCAATATGGCTGGAAGTGGCTTCGCGTCCACTGTTCGATTGGCAAAAAGCTCCCCCGATATGTGGACACCGATCATGCAGGAGAACAAAACAAATATTCTAGAAGCCCTAAACGGCTACATAAAAAACCTGATCGATTTCCGTGATAATTTAGTCAATGATGAATACGAAGAGCTTTTCGATAAAATGAAAAACACCAATCAAATTGGAAACATACTGGATTTGAAAAAATAATGGATGACTCTTAGATTGATTTGAAATACTCTGGAGCCTGTAACAGCCTTGTTCCGTACCAAGAAAACATTTCTCCATCCACCAGTTTCACTCTTGCCCTTGGTATAGCTTTCTTAAAAAAGTCCATGTGTTTTTCCTTAAAAGGAAAAGGTTCGGAGCTTAGTAAAACATAATCAGGATCTAGTAAAATGATCTCTTCCAATGAAATAGAAGGATAACGTTCTTCTTCAATTAGGTTTTTAAAACCCGCTTTCCTCATCATATTGTTGATAAACGTATTCTTCCCTGCCACCATAATAGGCTCTTGCCAAATCAAATACACCGCTGTGCCTCTTTGAGGGAAAGTCTGCTTAAACTTTTCAGCTAAAGATTTGGCGATATTGTAAGCTTCCTGTTCTTTTCCTGTTATCAGCCCGACTTCTCTTATCATTTCTAAAGCATCCTCGAGTTTGAAAACATCACTCATCCAAACCGGATAATCTTTAGCCAATCTCTCAATTCCTTCTTTGTAATTCTCTTCTTTATTCCCAATAATCAAATCTGGACGAAGTTCTTTAATTACATCAAAACGAAACTGCTTAGTACCACCTATTATCGTTTTCTCTTTCTTTATGCGAGAAGGATGAACACAAAACTTAGTCACTCCTACCTGCCTATCTTCCAGCCCAAGATCCAATAAAAGCTCCGTTTGAGATGGCACCAATGAAACAATCCTTTTTGGGATTTTCTCTATCCAAACTTTCCTATCCATTTGATCCCTATAATACATGCTGCTAAATTTTCTTCAATCCACTAAAAACGGAGCTATTGTAGTAATAGCAAAAAAATCCCCGAAAATTTCGGGGATTTTTTCACCTATTAAACCGTATAAAGAAAGTTCTACTGTTTCACTTAATCAAATAAGCTTCTTTTAAAATTCTATTGGAGAGTTGACAAATTGGAATTCCTCAACCCCTATTCAATAATCTTAGGGTTTATACCTGAAAGGTCTTGATCTTATCAAAATTATAAAAAGTTTTTGAAATTAAAAACTTTCATTATCTTTTTAAAATAAATATAAAAACTTATGATTAATGTTTGTTTATGTGTAACGTCCACTTTCTCGATTTAGCAGCCTAAAAATTAAGCATGGCTATTATTTAAATTTTATGGCAAGCCATGAGTTTAGACTCTACACATAGTTCATTATCAATCAACACATTAATTGCTCAACTAGATATACAGAAAATAGGATTTTACTTTATTAAATAAATGGGACCAAAAAACGCCCACAGCTCTCCACCTTAAAACTGAGGAAAAGTTTGTATTTGTCGATAAGAATTTGTGCTTTCCACATACTCTAGACATATATGCTGGACTCCATTGCTAATCGCCATAAACCGAGCATTGATGGTTTTGTTATAGACACAAACTTGTTCCACCACTTTCTGATCCAGTTTCACTTCAGGAGCTTTACATTCCACCAATAAAAAAGGTAGACCTTCCCTATCGAGCACCAAAATATCAAAACGTTTGCTCAGTCGATTGTACTTCAGCCCTCTTTCCAATGCAAAAAGACTCTTGGGGTATTTCTTGTACTCTACCAAATAATAGATAAGATGCTGCCTAACCCATTCTTCAGGAGTCAAAACCAAAAACTTCTTTCTTAAAGCATCGAAAATACTTAATTTCCCATTTTCAGTCGTAATCTTAAAATCTGTAGTTGGCAAGTTAAGTGGCGCCTCTAGAAAAGGAAAGTCTGCTGCTGTCATGCTACAAATATCCAAGCTTAATACTTTAAATAAAACTAAGCACTAGAAAAATGAAATCGACTCAACTAAAATATCTATTAAGCGCACTTCTTCTCTCCTTCTTCTCTTGCCAAGAAAAAGAAACCGTAGATCTAATCGTGCACAATGGAATCGTGTACACTGTAGACCGTAGTTTCTCCCAGACGGAAGCTTTTGCTATTACGGACGGTAAATTTATTGCCATTGGTTCCAATGATGAAATTTTAAACTCATTCAATGCACCAGAAATCATCGACCTAAAAGGCAAATTTGTTTATCCAGGGCTAATAGACGCTCACTCTCATTTTTACAGATATGGCCTTAGCCTGAAAGTAGCCGACCTCACTGGAATTGATTCTTTCGAAAAAATAATCGAGGCTGTTAAGTCCCACAGAGAGCAACACCCCAACCAAGCATGGGTTCTCGGTAGAGGATGGGACCAAAATCTGTGGGAGGAAAAAGTTTTCCCAAACAAAAAACTTCTGGATGAAGCTTTTCCAAACACCCCAGTTTTGCTTACAAGGATCGATGGTCATGCTGCTGTTGCCAACCAAAAAGCCTTAGAGATGGGAGGTATCACCAGCAACACCAATGTTAGTGGAGGAAAAATCGTTTTGGAAGAAGGTGAAGTCTCCGGTGTTTTGGTAGACAATGCAATAGATCTAGTATCTTCCAAAATCCCTCCAGTTAGCAATAATCAAGCAAGAGAAGCTCTTCTTGAAGCCCAGAAAAATTGCTTTGAAGTAGGATTAACGACCGTCGTAGACGCTGGACTGGACAAAGAAACCATTGAATTGATGGAAGCCATGCAAAAGGAAGGCAGTTTAAAAATGAGAATTTATGCCATGATCACCCCTTCCGAAAGCAATCTGGAATATTACTTTGATAAGGGTCCGTTCCAAAACGAGTCATTGACCGTCAGAAGCTTCAAGGTCTATGGTGACGGGGCTTTAGGTAGCAGAGGAGCAAGCCTACTCGCCCCTTACCATGATGCCCCAGAAGAAATTGGCTTTTTACTCGATACCCAAGAAAACTTCCTTAAACTTGCCGAGCAGTTCGACGAACACGGGTTCCAGATGAATACACATTGCATCGGTGATTCGGCTAATAGGGTTTTATTGAACATTTATGCGAAAGTACTCAAAGGAGAAAATGACAAAAGGTGGAGAATAGAGCACGCCCAAGTAGTCAATCCTTTAGATATCGAGAAATTTTCCACATACAATATCATTCCATCTGTACAACCGACCCACGCTACCTCAGACATGTACTGGGCCGAAGACAGGCTTGGCCCTGAAAGGATCAAACATGCTTATATTTTCAAAGATTTGATGAATCAGAATGATATGGTCGCATTGGGAAGTGACTTTCCAGTAGAGAGCATAAACCCTTTACTCGGATTTCATGCTGCTATAGCCAGAAAGGACGCCAATAATTGGCCCGAAGAAGGCTTCCAATCCGAGAATAAACTGAATAGGGAACAAGCTTTGAAAGGGATGACAGTTTGGGCTGCTTATGCTAATTTTGAAGAAAACTTAAAGGGAAGCATCGAAAAAGGTAAGCTGGCTGACTTCGTTATTACTGAAAGAGACATCATGACCGCTCCTGAAGAAAACCTGCGAGATATCAAAATAAGCTCCACTTATTTGGGAGGTGAGAAAGTTTACTAAAAGCTTAAATAAGGCTTAAGTCTATTGACCCATTCCTCGGAAAATATTTTAATGGACAAAATATCTTCTAGAGATTGGTATTTCCCATGCTGCTCCCGGTATGCCACAAGAACCTTGGCTTCCCCGTATTTTATGTAGGGATGGGCGGAAAGCTCTTTTGCGCTAGCTATATTTATATCCAATTTGTGTGAGATGGAAGGCTCAAAGGTGAAATAATCAAAAACCCGCTTAGCCACTTCTTCATCAAGACCATAAACCTCCATTATCTGCTCTGGGTAATATAGACCTCCTAGACTTTCCCTGAATTTAACAATCCTGCCAGCAAGCTTCTCTCCAATCCCGGGTACAATTTGCAATACCGAAGAATCTGCCTCAGCAAAGCTTATCTTGTTTATTACAGGCTTTTTTGTCGGAGCCTTTCTCCACCGATTGGTATCTTTTTGCTCTTTGGAAGGTGCAGAAACTAAAGTAAAGGAGTTTTTCTTCACCAAGCTGTCTTCCTCCTGTATTTCCATATCCGCCAACAATAAACTATCCGCCAAGGCTAAATAGGTTTTATAGTCAGCCTCCAATTTTTGACGTTGATAGGCTTCCCAAATGACAGGCAAAAAAGCCATAAATAAGATGAAAGGAACCACTAACACAAACCCCTTGGCTTCCCGTTGGCTAAAACCAAAGTAACTCTTCAAAAAGTAAAAAAATGATCTTTTCATAACAACCGAGCTTAAACAATCCGAAACAAATCAGTATCAAACAATTACTCTCAATAGATTTCATCTATCACTCATAAATTAATCATATTGGAATTAATTTCAAATATTTAGCATTATTGCAGTGAAATAGAACAGAAAGAAAGCCTTGAATTATTTAGACAGATTTTAAATTACCAACAGCAATTGCGAAATAATTCATTTCGTGCGCTTTCTGTGATAAATTTGTAGTCTAAAATTACTGATAATGCAGCATAAGTTTAAAGCCATTAGTCTTTCCTATAAAAATGCCCCTGTAGAAATCAGGGAAATTATAGCGCTGGACGACAAGGCTATTCACTCACTTCTTGTAAAATTAAAGGAATTCTTCAATGTTAAGGATACTTTAATTTTATCAACCTGCAACAGGACAGAAGTGTACTATGCGCATGAGCTTGACTTAAGTGTTGAGATCATCAAGCTTATCGGAACTGAAAAGGGGCTTCATAATGTCGTTTCTTATCTTGAGTATTTTGATATTATCCAGGATGACAAAGAAGCTATCCAACACCTTTTCAAAGTCTCTATGGGCTTGGAAGCCCAGGTAGTTGGTGACATGCAAATCTCTAATCAAGTCAAAAGAGCCTATCAGGCAGCCTCTGACATGGAAATGGCCGGACCTTTCCTTCACAGGCTGATGCATACCATCTTTTTCACCAACAAAAGAGTCGTTCAGGAAACGGCTTTCAGGGATGGAGCAGCCTCTGTTTCCTATGCGGCTGTAGAACTAATTGAAGAACTTACTTCCAATACTATCAATCCACGAATTCTTTTGGTAGGATTGGGCGAAATTGGAGAAGATGTGGCCAAGAACATGGTTTACATCCCAAATGCCGAAGTAACCCTAACCAATAGAACCCATGAAAAAGCGGTTCGTATGGGCGCTGAACTTGGCCATAATGTCATTCCATTTGAAGAAGTTTATGATGCCATGGACAAAGCAGATGTAGTCGTATCTTCCATTGCAGCATCAGACCCTTTTATCACTAAAGAGCTGACCAAAAAGTTCAACATACAAAGCTATAAATTGTTTGTTGACTTATCTGTACCAAGAAGCATAGAAACTACCGTGGAAGATGTTCCCGGAGTTCTTCTCTATAACGTGGACAACATCCAAAGCAAAGCCACCGAAGCTTTGGAAAGAAGGCTTGCATCAGTGCCACAAGTAGAAGGAATCATTGAAGAAAGCATTGAGGAATTTTACGATTGGAAAAAAGAAATGATGGTATCCCCTACCATCAACAAACTGAAGAATGCCTTGGAGCAAATCAGAAAAGAGGAGCTGGAGCGCTATTTAAAAAATGCCAGTGAACAGGAATACGCTGTAATAGATAAGATCACCAAGAGCATGATGCAGAAGATCATCAAAGTTCCGGTAGTACAACTCCGAGCTGCCTGCAAAAAAGACCAAGCTGAAGGAATGATCGATATCATATCGGACCTTTTTGATCTGGAAAAGGAAAACACCAAGCACGCATAAATAATATTTATTTTACCAAAATGCTTTTCAAACCTGCTTAAGCAATGCTTTTAGTAGTATTTTTTACTTAGCCTGTTTTTGTTTTTTACATTTTTTGAAAAACACCAACATTCCTCTTACTTTAGAGTCCAAATTTAAACTGCATCTTTTCAATGACAAGTAATTTAAAGAAGTGGATCATCACAATATCCATGTCACTGATTGCTTTTAGCGTCTGCCAAGCCCAGGTATATGAGGTCTATGACACCCAACTTAATCTGGTACAAAAAATCAACAATGATCACATCTTC harbors:
- a CDS encoding ComEA family DNA-binding protein, giving the protein MKRSFFYFLKSYFGFSQREAKGFVLVVPFILFMAFLPVIWEAYQRQKLEADYKTYLALADSLLLADMEIQEEDSLVKKNSFTLVSAPSKEQKDTNRWRKAPTKKPVINKISFAEADSSVLQIVPGIGEKLAGRIVKFRESLGGLYYPEQIMEVYGLDEEVAKRVFDYFTFEPSISHKLDINIASAKELSAHPYIKYGEAKVLVAYREQHGKYQSLEDILSIKIFSEEWVNRLKPYLSF
- a CDS encoding type I restriction enzyme HsdR N-terminal domain-containing protein, yielding MTAADFPFLEAPLNLPTTDFKITTENGKLSIFDALRKKFLVLTPEEWVRQHLIYYLVEYKKYPKSLFALERGLKYNRLSKRFDILVLDREGLPFLLVECKAPEVKLDQKVVEQVCVYNKTINARFMAISNGVQHICLEYVESTNSYRQIQTFPQF
- the hemA gene encoding glutamyl-tRNA reductase; its protein translation is MQHKFKAISLSYKNAPVEIREIIALDDKAIHSLLVKLKEFFNVKDTLILSTCNRTEVYYAHELDLSVEIIKLIGTEKGLHNVVSYLEYFDIIQDDKEAIQHLFKVSMGLEAQVVGDMQISNQVKRAYQAASDMEMAGPFLHRLMHTIFFTNKRVVQETAFRDGAASVSYAAVELIEELTSNTINPRILLVGLGEIGEDVAKNMVYIPNAEVTLTNRTHEKAVRMGAELGHNVIPFEEVYDAMDKADVVVSSIAASDPFITKELTKKFNIQSYKLFVDLSVPRSIETTVEDVPGVLLYNVDNIQSKATEALERRLASVPQVEGIIEESIEEFYDWKKEMMVSPTINKLKNALEQIRKEELERYLKNASEQEYAVIDKITKSMMQKIIKVPVVQLRAACKKDQAEGMIDIISDLFDLEKENTKHA
- a CDS encoding amidohydrolase, with product MKSTQLKYLLSALLLSFFSCQEKETVDLIVHNGIVYTVDRSFSQTEAFAITDGKFIAIGSNDEILNSFNAPEIIDLKGKFVYPGLIDAHSHFYRYGLSLKVADLTGIDSFEKIIEAVKSHREQHPNQAWVLGRGWDQNLWEEKVFPNKKLLDEAFPNTPVLLTRIDGHAAVANQKALEMGGITSNTNVSGGKIVLEEGEVSGVLVDNAIDLVSSKIPPVSNNQAREALLEAQKNCFEVGLTTVVDAGLDKETIELMEAMQKEGSLKMRIYAMITPSESNLEYYFDKGPFQNESLTVRSFKVYGDGALGSRGASLLAPYHDAPEEIGFLLDTQENFLKLAEQFDEHGFQMNTHCIGDSANRVLLNIYAKVLKGENDKRWRIEHAQVVNPLDIEKFSTYNIIPSVQPTHATSDMYWAEDRLGPERIKHAYIFKDLMNQNDMVALGSDFPVESINPLLGFHAAIARKDANNWPEEGFQSENKLNREQALKGMTVWAAYANFEENLKGSIEKGKLADFVITERDIMTAPEENLRDIKISSTYLGGEKVY
- a CDS encoding prephenate dehydrogenase, which gives rise to MELRKIHIIGLGLLGGSFALGIKKAFPSVKISGTDRNPTHLDEAISLGIIDKKSDNPPQDTDIIIIATPVHTISALLQKTLDEIQPETLVMDFGSTKEEICKAISQHPKRQNYLAAHPIAGTEYSGPAAALPDLLLNKIMILCELEKTDLNLKAKAYEAFEALNMKIRFMEPHDHDNQLAFVSHLSHISSFMLGKTVLDKMENDKNIFNMAGSGFASTVRLAKSSPDMWTPIMQENKTNILEALNGYIKNLIDFRDNLVNDEYEELFDKMKNTNQIGNILDLKK
- a CDS encoding ABC transporter substrate-binding protein gives rise to the protein MYYRDQMDRKVWIEKIPKRIVSLVPSQTELLLDLGLEDRQVGVTKFCVHPSRIKKEKTIIGGTKQFRFDVIKELRPDLIIGNKEENYKEGIERLAKDYPVWMSDVFKLEDALEMIREVGLITGKEQEAYNIAKSLAEKFKQTFPQRGTAVYLIWQEPIMVAGKNTFINNMMRKAGFKNLIEEERYPSISLEEIILLDPDYVLLSSEPFPFKEKHMDFFKKAIPRARVKLVDGEMFSWYGTRLLQAPEYFKSI